The window AAGGTCTGCCTTTTTCTGGGCACTTATAGCTTTCTTAAGTTTGTTAatgattatatttaaatgttttatctcTAACTTAAGCATAGCATCATCTTTTGAAAAATGGTCCATCATTTTCTCAGAAATCCACTCCGTTACATATTTCTCATAGTTTTCCACATACGCAGAGATTTTATTGAAGTCATCATCCTGAAGCAGCTGTTTTAAAATCGAGAACTGGAAAAATGATCGTGTGCCAAAATCAATGCCACTTTTGCTTGTCAGAAATGTATCCACAATGTCAGGTCCAAGACATTTCTGGATGTAATCCCTCACGGCAGGGTCGAAGCATTTCATGGCACACATCTCTGCCTTTTTCTGACACTGGTCTCGTTGATAGTAGAGGTCTTTAAAGTCAGCTAACCATTGCTCCTTGAACCGTTCAAGAGATTTCAAAGGGTCATTTCTCTGTATGTAGTTGTCATGCATTTTCTGGAAAGCTCTTGCTGCAATCCCACAAATGTGGATCTTGAGAGCTGCTTCTATTTCAGGCTTTATCTCTGGTTCCTTGCCACTTTCCAGATTCCTGTCAATGGAGCACAACAGTTCTTGTATGTCAGAACTGTTGTAGTCTGTTTTTTCTCTTGTCTTGCAACTAATAAATGTTCCACAATCATTTGTTATTCTTTCACATGCCATTTGTATGAAATTGTTTGGAAGTGAATGTGTGAGTGTTTGAATTCTATTCTCTGTTTCATCCTTTGCAAAAAAGGGTCCAGTGCCACACTGCTCTAGACTGGTGACATTTAACAGCATCTCTCGTACTGCCCTACCTTTCATTTCCAAGTTATTGTGTAAAAGTCTGTATATTTCCTTAACCACATCTTGCCTTGGTAGAGCTGTGAAGGAGTACTGTTTCACAATGTCATCCCACAATTTTCTAAATTCCTCGTTTAGTTGACTTTCAGAGAGGTTTTTTGAATTCCTGCAGGCAGTGATCAAGTTGAGCACTTTTTCTTTCATGGTATCCCTTTGATTTTGTCTTATTAGTTCCACTTTTGCAATTCCCTTCTGTACCAATACAGCATTCTCCAGTTTGTTTCTTAGATCTGTCTCGGTCTCTCGACGAAGTCCCCGTGCGCTGTTTAAAAAGTCCTCCTTGTGATTTTCAACAAGGTGCACATGTTCCTCCTCACTTTCAAAATATTGCTGAATTGTATCAAAAATGATTTTCTCCTCTTTGTCAAGCTCATCAACAAATTCAGATTTTAAGTCAACCAATATTTGATCAATATTAGGTACATCTATTGACTGCACTGACGTCACCCATGTTGGTGATTTTGGTCTCAGATTTCGTGTACCAGTCAATCATGTGCTTCTTGAAGGCCCATTCCCAAGTGTTAAACTCAGCACAAAGTTTGGAGTACGCTTCAGCGACGAGGCTATTGCGAAAACTGAAAATGAAGTTTTCAAATtggacagccttccagagacttcTTATCCATTCTTGAAATTGCATGAAATTCTGTGCTGGGAtttttgttttcctcaaaacgTCAAGTATGCCATCCTTAAAGTTACTCACCTCTTCACTGTAACCGGTGTTAACAGGTGCCATTGGAGGAGTTCCAAGCCACAATCCCGGTATGTACAAGTTGTTTTCATCAATGTTGTACTCTATAATGTCTGTAAATTTCTTAATGTTGCCTCTTTTCTCCATTTTAGCAGCTGCTTGTGTCATTTCATCTAGGTTTTTCAAGAACATCTTTCTTTCTCGTGCTTTCTTTTCATGCACAGCAACCTCTGCAGTGTTTTGGTGCACAAAATGACAACAGGGCTTTTTTCCCACCTCCTTCATGCGGAGAAAGGCATGGACAACAATTTGCAAAGTATCTTTCATTTCTACTATATTTTCCATGGAAATGTTGACAATTGTAATTTCACTCAGTCCAACAACCAGGGTCGCAAGTTCATTATCATGCTCGTAACTATCACCAGCTTTTTCTAACTCTGGAGATTTTAATCCCTCTGTGTCGATTACGAGGATATAGTCACACTGAAGCTCTGATCTGAATTCCTCAGATACGCCTATTAGAATCATGAAGGCACCTCTTGTGCATTTTGCACTGCTAACAGCAAACTGAACTCCAAACATTGTGTTGAGGAGAGTCGACTTCCCACTGCTTTGAACTCCTAAAACTGTCACAACTCGTATTCTGTTGTGAGGTGTTGTCAGTTTGTTAAGTGCCGCAAGCACATCTCCAATCCACGTCAGTGGAATATTTGATGCATCTCCATCAATAAGTTCTAGAGGAAACCCATTCAGCATCAGCTGAGCACACGTTTCTGGCATTTTCTTTAGAGCAGTATATTTCCAGGATCCTTGGAAGCGTGCACACTCATAGAGTTGACTTAACTCTCTCATGAAGTGTTGGACTCCTAAAGAGCTGCTGACAATCTGATTATCCAGTTCTCTGAgatgttctttatcttctgtgGGATTCTGACATTCATCCCTATACTGCTCCTGAAGCCTGGACAGGAGCTTTCGTGTTAGAATGTCCAAAGTTATTTTCATCCATTTTAGAAAATATAGTTGCTCACTTGAAGAGCAGCACAAGCCAGAAATGAATTGATGAATTGCTTCGTTCATCGTATGGTTTCCTTGTTCCATTCTTAGATTCTGGATTTGACATTTAAGTTCACTCATATAGTGCTCAATGTTTTGTTTTCCTGCCTTTTTGAGACGACACATTTCTTTCTCCAGTTTGGATATCTCTTTCCATGGTTTCCCTTGCAAAGGGAGTTCCTTCATTTTATATTCAGGTATATTTTCAATGTCTCTTATGATTCTGTCTGCCCTTTCCTTTGCATTTTGACAAACGGCATTGTTTTCATCTACACGAATCCCCAGATCTGTTGCGATCATTGACATCTTTTCGATGCTTATTTTTGTACAATCTATAACTATTTCAGCAATGGTCTTCTTTAGTTTAGCAACAAAATCAGCATCATTCATCTTCCCATCCTTGAGGATGATTGAGCCTGTTTTTAGCTTCATCTGTTCCAATTTTTGTTTAAGATTTTCTCTTGGTTTTTGATCATTTGTGGCGCAAATAAGAACCAATTTGGATCCGAGTTGCTGAGATTCCAGAAATGTCTGATTTGACTCCAAATCATCACAGAACAGAAAAACTGCAGAGGATATTTTGCTCAGGAAGGCAAATTGCACCTCAAAATCAGAAATATCCCCGCGGAGATTAGCCACAGCTACTGGCTCTTTGAAAATGTCAATGTTTCTCCTTCCACTAGGAAGAGACCAGCTAATTTCAACAAGTCCATTACAGATCTTTTTTCTAATGTTTCCATTTTCCAGTTTCCTGTGCACAAACGTGTCATGATTTTGCTGCTTGTTGCTGAGGAGCTTGTTCAGAAACTCAGATTTGGAAAGATTTGGATTTTTTCCTAGTCTGACGAAAGAGATCAGGGGCAAATCGGTAAGCACAATGCTGTTTTCCTCTAAACCATGGCATCTAAACTGTTTTGTTATGTCCCTCAAGGCCCAAATCATCAGAGTGCACTCATTTGTGTCACACTTTGGCAGCAGCAAAGGCACAGAGAACTGACACATTGACATTTTTAGGGCCATTTCTTGCTGGAGGAAAGGATCAGCACAGTGGAAGAGAGCTGTGATCAAATCTAGTGGATTTATGCCCTCCTGATTATCATTCAAATCTGTAGATGCCTCTGTCAAATGGATGCTTTTCTCTTCACATCTTTCAGAGTTACTCTTTGAAGCACATTTAATGCTTCTGGCTGATGAATTGACCATCATGAGCTTTCGAAGAAAAAGCCACGGCAAAGATGTAAAACTGGGTGCAGTTTGGTCATCATCTGATGATTTTCCTAATTCCAATACAGACTTTAGACTCAGTCTGTCCCTTAGGTGGCTGTGTAGACCCAGTTCCATTAACACAGATTCCACATTTATGTCTGCAATGCAAGGTTATAGAGTTTATATACTATACTCTTATATACTTCTAATATCACATTTTCTTTCGtgaaacacacacaaatattttGAATATCTTAGTGTTAAACTGTCTCTCTACCTAGCTTAACCAGCAAGACATTCAAATTATCATTTACATTCCTTATAACAATTTACACAGCATTCAAGGTATATATTTGGTCTTTTCAACAGGATTGTAagcaacaacattaaaataataactcACTTGTGCGTTGTGTGATTTTTACAGGAGTGCTCTCATTTGATTCAACAACAGTATTGACAGAGAAGGTATACTCAGTTCCTGGTTGTAAACTTAGAACATTTGCTTCTGTTTCCTGTGTAAGAAATGATTGTATTATATTATCTTCATCACTGCAGATCATCTGGAATCTGTGTTTGATCTTGTCGTCAGTGTTGGGATTAGTCCATGTCAGATAAACAGTAGTTGCACCAATTTTTTTGATCTGCAGGTTTTCAGGTGGGAGTGGCTCTGTAGAGGGTAATAAGGCACTGTCTATATAACAACTGAATTTGTACATTAATatgtaaaaatattatgaaaatgtattagCTGTAAATGAAAAGGCTCATAAAGCAGTCACTTACTTGTATGGACGATTAAAATGGCTGCTTCACTTAGTTTGTCattattcagttttgtttttaatgcagcTATGTATTCAGTGGCAGGAAGAAGATTTTTCATCACATGGGTATTTACATCTGATTCCACAGTCGCTGATTGTTCCTCTGCATCTTTATACAGTATCACTTGGAATTTGTAAGAACTGGAATCCATTTTCTGAAGTGGCATCCAACTTAATGATACAGATGTTGGATCCTCTGAGACATATTCGAAATTCTCGGGTACAGGGATTTCTTGAGGGA of the Garra rufa chromosome 17, GarRuf1.0, whole genome shotgun sequence genome contains:
- the LOC141289389 gene encoding LOW QUALITY PROTEIN: interferon-induced very large GTPase 1-like (The sequence of the model RefSeq protein was modified relative to this genomic sequence to represent the inferred CDS: inserted 2 bases in 1 codon), with translation MSVSVYQHVNFFFTGYIRITHVGPYSVRLEWGEPGGDTNGQQEFKIRWKSAVVTYSYTTQANHFEIPNLSPDTTYSITVEGTEDNKWFSTSVCTEIPVPENFEYVSEDPTSVSLSWMPLQKMDSSSYKFQVILYKDAEEQSATVESDVNTHVMKNLLPATEYIAALKTKLNNDKLSEAAILIVHTKPLPPENLQIKKIGATTVYLTWTNPNTDDKIKHRFQMICSDEDNIIQSFLTQETEANVLSLQPGTEYTFSVNTVVESNESTPVKITQRTNINVESVLMELGLHSHLRDRLSLKSVLELGKSSDDDQTAPSFTSLPWLFLRKLMMVNSSARSIKCASKSNSERCEEKSIHLTEASTDLNDNQEGINPLDLITALFHCADPFLQQEMALKMSMCQFSVPLLLPKCDTNECTLMIWALRDITKQFRCHGLEENSIVLTDLPLISFVRLGKNPNLSKSEFLNKLLSNKQQNHDTFVHRKLENGNIRKKICNGLVEISWSLPSGRRNIDIFKEPVAVANLRGDISDFEVQFAFLSKISSAVFLFCDDLESNQTFLESQQLGSKLVLICATNDQKPRENLKQKLEQMKLKTGSIILKDGKMNDADFVAKLKKTIAEIVIDCTKISIEKMSMIATDLGIRVDENNAVCQNAKERADRIIRDIENIPEYKMKELPLQGKPWKEISKLEKEMCRLKKAGKQNIEHYMSELKCQIQNLRMEQGNHTMNEAIHQFISGLCCSSSEQLYFLKWMKITLDILTRKLLSRLQEQYRDECQNPTEDKEHLRELDNQIVSSSLGVQHFMRELSQLYECARFQGSWKYTALKKMPETCAQLMLNGFPLELIDGDASNIPLTWIGDVLAALNKLTTPHNRIRVVTVLGVQSSGKSTLLNTMFGVQFAVSSAKCTRGAFMILIGVSEEFRSELQCDYILVIDTEGLKSPELEKAGDSYEHDNELATLVVGLSEITIVNISMENIVEMKDTLQIVVHAFLRMKEVGKKPCCHFVHQNTAEVAVHEKKARERKMFLKNLDEMTQAAAKMEKRGNIKKFTDIIEYNIDENNLYIPGLWLGTPPMAPVNTGYSEEVSNFKDGILDVLRKTKIPAQNFMQFQEWIRSLWKAVQFENFIFSFRNSLVAEAYSKLCAEFNTWEWAFKKHMIDWYTKSETKITNMGXTSVQSIDVPNIDQILVDLKSEFVDELDKEEKIIFDTIQQYFESEEEHVHLVENHKEDFLNSARGLRRETETDLRNKLENAVLVQKGIAKVELIRQNQRDTMKEKVLNLITACRNSKNLSESQLNEEFRKLWDDIVKQYSFTALPRQDVVKEIYRLLHNNLEMKGRAVREMLLNVTSLEQCGTGPFFAKDETENRIQTLTHSLPNNFIQMACERITNDCGTFISCKTREKTDYNSSDIQELLCSIDRNLESGKEPEIKPEIEAALKIHICGIAARAFQKMHDNYIQRNDPLKSLERFKEQWLADFKDLYYQRDQCQKKAEMCAMKCFDPAVRDYIQKCLGPDIVDTFLTSKSGIDFGTRSFFQFSILKQLLQDDDFNKISAYVENYEKYVTEWISEKMMDHFSKDDAMLKLEIKHLNIIINKLKKAISAQKKADLRGINILSFVTSVFTRLNEDLVVPTDTLNATLFLNNSNPAMFADCLLLSIHQMHQRLKDQFSKESNVREKLNRPPLNRPQEVLFSRVFGCGKKCPFCSAPCEAGGNNHAEHFASAHRPQGICNYSWASSGQLVPDICSSLVASEKEFCGKATKYKWHRYKEYRKIHPDWRIQSDISIEATDLWKYIFAKYNTKFAERYNVKPADIPDDWYSISVDQANKCLQKTFSYSKK